A single window of Pseudomonas benzenivorans DNA harbors:
- the dctM gene encoding C4-dicarboxylate TRAP transporter large permease protein DctM, with protein sequence MTILFLFVLLFLLMFIGVPIAVSLGLAGSMTIMLFSPDSVRSLAIKLFETSEHYTLLAIPFFLLSGAFMTTGGVAKRLIDFANACVGHIRGGLAISAVLACMLFAALSGSSPATVAAVGSIAIAGMVRSGYPQAFGAGIVCNAGTLGILIPPSIVMVVYAAATEQSVGKLFMAGVMPGLLLGLALMTAIYIVARKMNLPAMPRASFRELVATGRKAIWGLLLMVIILGGIYTGMFTPTEAAAVAAVYAGFVALFVYKDMTIRECPKVLLESGKLSIMLMFIIANAMLFAHVLTTEQIPQQITAWVVEMGLQPWQFLMVVNIVLLIAGAFMEPSAIILILAPILFPIAVQLGIDPIHLGIIMVVNMEIGLITPPVGLNLFVTSAVTGMPLTSVIRAAWPWLMLLLSFLLVITYIPAVSLALPNWLGMS encoded by the coding sequence ATGACCATTCTGTTCCTCTTCGTCCTGCTGTTCCTGCTGATGTTCATCGGCGTGCCGATCGCCGTGTCCCTGGGCCTGGCCGGCTCCATGACCATCATGCTGTTCAGCCCGGACTCGGTGCGCTCGCTGGCGATCAAGCTGTTCGAGACCTCCGAGCACTACACCCTGCTGGCCATCCCGTTCTTCCTGCTGTCCGGCGCCTTCATGACCACCGGCGGCGTGGCCAAGCGCCTGATCGACTTCGCCAACGCCTGCGTCGGCCATATCCGTGGCGGTCTGGCGATTTCCGCGGTGCTCGCCTGCATGCTGTTCGCCGCCCTGTCCGGCTCCAGCCCGGCCACCGTGGCCGCGGTCGGTTCCATCGCCATCGCCGGCATGGTCCGCTCCGGCTACCCCCAGGCGTTCGGCGCCGGCATCGTCTGCAACGCCGGCACCCTGGGCATCCTCATCCCGCCGTCGATCGTCATGGTGGTCTATGCCGCGGCCACCGAGCAGTCGGTGGGCAAGCTGTTCATGGCCGGGGTGATGCCCGGGCTGCTGCTCGGCCTGGCGCTGATGACGGCGATCTACATCGTCGCGCGCAAGATGAACCTGCCGGCCATGCCGCGGGCCAGCTTCCGCGAGCTGGTCGCCACCGGGCGCAAGGCGATCTGGGGCCTGCTGCTGATGGTGATCATCCTCGGCGGTATCTACACCGGCATGTTCACCCCGACCGAGGCTGCGGCGGTGGCGGCGGTCTACGCCGGCTTCGTGGCGCTGTTCGTGTACAAGGACATGACCATCCGCGAGTGCCCCAAGGTGCTGCTGGAGTCCGGCAAGCTGTCGATCATGCTGATGTTCATCATCGCCAACGCCATGCTGTTCGCCCATGTCCTGACCACCGAGCAGATCCCCCAGCAGATCACCGCCTGGGTGGTGGAGATGGGCCTGCAGCCCTGGCAGTTCCTGATGGTGGTGAACATCGTGCTGCTGATCGCCGGCGCCTTCATGGAGCCCTCGGCGATCATCCTGATCCTCGCGCCGATCCTCTTCCCGATTGCCGTGCAGCTGGGCATCGACCCGATCCACCTGGGCATCATCATGGTGGTGAACATGGAGATCGGCCTGATCACCCCGCCGGTGGGCCTGAACCTGTTCGTCACCTCGGCGGTGACCGGCATGCCCCTGACCTCGGTGATCCGCGCGGCCTGGCCGTGGCTGATGCTGCTGCTGAGCTTCCTGCTGGTGATCACCTACATCCCGGCGGTGTCCCTGGCCCTGCCGAACTGGCTGGGCATGAGCTAA
- the dctP gene encoding C4-dicarboxylate TRAP substrate-binding protein DctP translates to MFKLTAKALACALSLTIAGLAQAADPIVIKFSHVVAENTPKGQGALMFKKLAEERLGDKVRVEVYPNSSLFGDGKEMEALLLGDVQMIAPSLAKFEQYTKQLQVFDLPFLFNDIAAVDRFQQSAEGQALLKSMESKNITGLGYWHNGMKQLSANKALREPKDARGLKFRVQASAVLDEQFKAVRANPRKMSFAEVYQGLQTGVVNGAENPYSNIYSQKMHEVQKFITESDHGVLDYMLITNTQFWEGLPADVRGELEKINVEVTAEVNKQADALNQEAKEAIIAAGTSEIIQLTPEQRGQWRDAMKPVWGMFEAEIGADLIKAADSANQQ, encoded by the coding sequence ATGTTCAAACTGACTGCCAAGGCGCTGGCGTGCGCCCTGTCCCTGACCATCGCCGGTCTGGCCCAGGCGGCCGACCCGATCGTCATCAAGTTCTCCCACGTAGTCGCCGAAAACACCCCGAAAGGCCAGGGCGCCTTGATGTTCAAGAAGCTCGCCGAGGAGCGCCTGGGCGACAAGGTGCGGGTCGAGGTCTACCCGAACTCCTCTCTGTTCGGCGACGGCAAGGAAATGGAGGCGCTGCTGCTCGGTGACGTGCAGATGATTGCCCCCTCCCTGGCCAAGTTCGAGCAGTACACCAAGCAGCTGCAGGTGTTCGACCTGCCGTTCCTGTTCAACGACATCGCCGCGGTCGACCGTTTCCAGCAGAGCGCAGAAGGTCAGGCGCTGCTCAAGTCCATGGAAAGCAAGAACATCACCGGCCTCGGCTACTGGCACAACGGCATGAAGCAGCTGTCGGCCAACAAGGCCCTGCGTGAGCCCAAGGACGCCCGCGGCCTGAAGTTCCGCGTGCAGGCCAGCGCCGTGCTCGATGAGCAGTTCAAGGCCGTGCGCGCCAACCCGCGCAAGATGAGCTTCGCCGAGGTCTACCAGGGCCTGCAGACCGGCGTGGTCAACGGTGCCGAGAACCCCTACTCGAACATCTACAGCCAGAAGATGCACGAGGTGCAGAAGTTCATCACCGAGTCCGACCACGGCGTACTGGACTACATGCTGATCACCAACACCCAGTTCTGGGAAGGCCTGCCGGCCGACGTGCGCGGCGAGCTGGAGAAGATCAACGTCGAGGTGACCGCCGAGGTGAACAAGCAGGCCGACGCGCTGAATCAGGAGGCCAAAGAGGCCATCATCGCCGCCGGCACCAGCGAGATCATCCAGCTGACCCCCGAGCAGCGTGGCCAGTGGCGCGACGCCATGAAGCCGGTGTGGGGCATGTTCGAAGCCGAGATCGGCGCCGACCTGATCAAGGCCGCCGACTCCGCCAACCAGCAGTAA
- the cysQ gene encoding 3'(2'),5'-bisphosphate nucleotidase CysQ has translation MNHPLIPAVIQLVRAAGTVILPHWRAGVTVTEKADASPVTAADMAAHHLLADGLRALDASIPVLSEEAANIPLSERAGWSRWWLVDPLDGTKEFIAGSEEFTVNLALIEHGRVVFGVVGIPANGRCYYGGAGLGAWRAEADGAEQAISVRLAPAEAFTLVASRRHSSPAQERLLEGLSERFGDLQLTSVGSSLKFCQLAEGLADCYPRLAPTSQWDTAAAQGVLEGAGGEVLTLKGEALTYEARESLLNPSFLALPAAAEWRAELIQLARALA, from the coding sequence GTGAACCATCCCCTGATTCCCGCAGTGATCCAGCTGGTGCGTGCCGCCGGCACGGTCATCCTGCCCCATTGGCGCGCTGGCGTGACGGTCACCGAAAAGGCCGACGCCTCGCCGGTGACGGCCGCCGACATGGCCGCCCACCATTTGCTGGCCGATGGCCTGCGGGCGCTGGACGCGAGCATCCCGGTGCTGTCCGAGGAGGCGGCGAACATTCCCCTGAGCGAGCGCGCCGGCTGGAGCCGCTGGTGGCTGGTCGATCCGCTGGACGGCACCAAGGAGTTCATCGCCGGTTCGGAGGAGTTCACCGTCAACCTCGCCCTGATCGAGCACGGCCGTGTGGTGTTCGGCGTGGTCGGCATCCCGGCCAATGGCCGTTGCTACTACGGCGGCGCCGGGTTGGGCGCGTGGCGTGCCGAGGCCGATGGCGCGGAACAGGCGATCAGCGTGCGCCTGGCGCCGGCCGAGGCCTTCACCCTGGTGGCCAGCCGCCGCCATTCCAGTCCGGCCCAGGAGCGCCTGCTGGAGGGGCTGAGCGAGCGCTTCGGCGACCTGCAGCTGACCAGTGTCGGCAGTTCGCTGAAGTTCTGCCAGCTGGCCGAAGGCCTGGCCGACTGCTACCCGCGCCTGGCGCCGACCTCGCAGTGGGACACCGCCGCCGCCCAGGGCGTGCTGGAAGGCGCCGGCGGCGAGGTGCTGACCCTCAAGGGCGAGGCCTTGACCTACGAGGCCCGCGAGTCCCTGCTCAACCCGTCCTTCCTCGCCCTGCCGGCGGCGGCCGAGTGGCGGGCCGAGCTGATCCAGCTGGCGCGAGCCCTGGCTTAG
- the nudE gene encoding ADP compounds hydrolase NudE: MRQKPTVLAREIVASSRLFRVEELQLRFANGVERTYERLVGKGVGYGAVMVVAMVDAEHALLVEEYCGGTDEYELSLPKGLIEPGEDVLAAANRELKEEAGFGARQLEHLTELSLSPGYMSQKIQVVLARDLYEERLPGDEPEPMRVDRVNLRELSSLMQHPQFSEGRALAALYLARDLLSHRGDFVL; encoded by the coding sequence ATGCGCCAGAAGCCCACCGTACTCGCCCGCGAGATCGTCGCCAGCAGTCGCCTGTTTCGCGTCGAGGAACTGCAGCTGCGTTTCGCCAACGGCGTGGAGCGCACCTACGAGCGGCTGGTCGGCAAGGGCGTCGGTTACGGCGCGGTGATGGTGGTGGCGATGGTGGACGCCGAGCACGCGCTGCTGGTCGAGGAGTACTGCGGCGGTACCGACGAGTACGAGCTGTCGTTGCCCAAGGGCCTGATCGAGCCGGGCGAGGACGTGCTGGCGGCGGCGAACCGCGAGCTCAAGGAAGAAGCCGGCTTCGGCGCCCGCCAGCTCGAGCACCTCACCGAGCTGAGCCTGTCGCCCGGCTACATGAGCCAGAAGATCCAGGTGGTGCTGGCCCGCGACCTCTATGAGGAGCGCCTGCCGGGCGACGAGCCGGAGCCGATGCGGGTGGACCGGGTCAACCTGCGCGAGCTGTCGAGCCTGATGCAGCACCCCCAATTCAGCGAGGGGCGTGCCCTGGCCGCCCTCTACCTGGCGCGCGACCTGCTTAGCCACCGTGGAGATTTCGTCCTGTGA
- a CDS encoding acyl-CoA synthetase has product MNSVNPYENGMPRDAANFQALSPLSFIERAASVYPQRLALINGRLRQSWGDTYSRCIRLASALAGRGIGLGDTVALLAPNGPALFEAHFGVPMCGAVLNAVNTRLDAEAVAFILQHGEARVLLVDKEFGELAQRAVAQLSSPPLIIGIDDPEYDAGLLLGELDYEALLAEGDGDYAWQLPADEWQAIALNYTSGTTGNPKGVVYHHRGAHLNALSNALCWDMQRFPVYLWTLPMFHCNGWCFPWALAAYVGTSVCLRQVRAEAIYPLLAEHGVDHFCGAPIVLNMLANAADELKALKTRPVKVLTAGAAPPAAVIEAMEALDFRVTHVYGLTETYGPSVACEWKAEWDGESPEQRARLKSRQGVRAPLLDGLMVADPDTLQPVPKDGQSIGEIFMRGNVVMKGYLKNPKATAEAFAGGWFHSGDLAVWHPDGYVEIKDRSKDIIISGGENISSIEVEDVLYRHPQILEAAVVAMPSEKWGETPCAFVTLKPGATLSAEAVIAFCQARMARFKAPGCVVFTSLPKTSTGKVQKFLLREQAKALAAGQTAA; this is encoded by the coding sequence ATGAACAGCGTCAACCCTTACGAAAACGGCATGCCGCGCGACGCGGCGAACTTCCAGGCGCTCAGCCCCTTGAGCTTTATCGAGCGTGCGGCCAGTGTCTACCCGCAGCGCCTGGCACTGATCAACGGTCGCCTGCGCCAGTCCTGGGGCGACACCTACAGCCGCTGCATCCGCCTGGCCTCGGCGCTGGCCGGGCGCGGCATCGGCCTGGGCGATACGGTTGCGCTGCTGGCACCCAATGGTCCGGCGCTGTTCGAGGCGCACTTCGGCGTGCCGATGTGCGGCGCGGTGCTCAATGCCGTCAATACGCGTCTGGACGCCGAGGCCGTCGCCTTCATCCTGCAGCATGGCGAGGCCAGGGTGCTGCTGGTTGACAAGGAGTTCGGCGAGCTGGCGCAGCGCGCCGTCGCCCAGCTGAGCAGCCCGCCCCTGATCATCGGCATCGACGACCCCGAATACGACGCCGGCCTGCTGCTCGGCGAGCTGGACTACGAGGCGCTGCTGGCCGAGGGCGATGGGGACTATGCCTGGCAGCTGCCGGCCGACGAGTGGCAGGCCATCGCCCTGAACTACACATCCGGCACCACCGGCAATCCCAAGGGGGTGGTCTACCACCACCGCGGCGCCCACCTCAACGCGCTGTCCAATGCACTGTGCTGGGACATGCAGCGGTTCCCGGTGTACCTCTGGACCCTGCCGATGTTCCACTGCAACGGCTGGTGCTTTCCTTGGGCCCTGGCCGCCTACGTCGGCACCAGCGTGTGCCTGCGGCAGGTGCGCGCCGAGGCGATCTACCCGTTGCTGGCCGAACACGGCGTCGACCATTTCTGCGGCGCGCCCATCGTGCTGAACATGCTGGCCAATGCGGCGGACGAGCTCAAGGCGCTGAAGACCCGCCCGGTCAAGGTGCTGACCGCCGGGGCGGCGCCGCCGGCGGCGGTGATCGAGGCCATGGAGGCCCTGGATTTTCGCGTCACCCACGTCTACGGCCTGACCGAGACCTACGGCCCCAGCGTGGCCTGCGAGTGGAAGGCGGAGTGGGACGGCGAGAGCCCGGAGCAGCGTGCACGCCTCAAGTCGCGCCAGGGCGTGCGGGCGCCGCTGCTCGACGGGCTGATGGTGGCCGACCCGGACACCCTGCAGCCGGTGCCCAAGGACGGCCAGAGCATCGGCGAGATCTTCATGCGCGGCAACGTGGTGATGAAGGGCTACCTGAAGAACCCCAAGGCCACCGCCGAGGCCTTCGCCGGCGGCTGGTTCCATTCCGGCGACCTGGCGGTCTGGCATCCGGACGGCTATGTGGAGATCAAGGACCGCTCCAAGGACATCATCATCTCCGGCGGCGAGAACATCTCCTCGATCGAGGTGGAAGACGTGCTCTACCGCCATCCGCAGATACTCGAGGCCGCGGTCGTGGCCATGCCCAGCGAGAAATGGGGCGAGACGCCCTGCGCCTTCGTCACCCTCAAGCCGGGGGCGACGCTCAGCGCCGAGGCGGTGATCGCGTTCTGCCAGGCGCGCATGGCGCGCTTCAAGGCGCCGGGTTGCGTGGTCTTCACCAGTCTGCCGAAGACCTCCACCGGCAAGGTGCAGAAATTCCTGCTGCGCGAGCAGGCCAAGGCCCTGGCGGCCGGACAGACTGCCGCCTGA
- a CDS encoding helix-turn-helix domain-containing protein: MHSIAPLQVEHFHIEQLSTEREAHHVEYVLSFIVEGQLQMSHGETLTVTAGSVVLVPAGVPHQLLSGHGLQIWWVGFCPGCLGLHENQGPMLPFRQVRLGASPAVSIDPARRALLAQYFAELKRLSAAAGPANPELAKSLLNLILAEVGSAMMPVALTRDALVGNVLDYIQLHCCRPLSLAEVAAVVHKSPAYVTHRVKLATGASVGQWITSNRLHQACTHLLHSSATVAQVAELVGWQDVTHFIRQFSKRFGQTPGAWRRQQRDHGR, translated from the coding sequence ATGCACTCAATCGCCCCGCTGCAGGTCGAACACTTCCATATCGAGCAGCTGAGCACCGAGCGGGAGGCCCATCACGTCGAGTACGTGCTGTCCTTTATCGTCGAGGGGCAGTTGCAGATGAGCCATGGCGAAACCTTGACGGTGACGGCGGGCAGTGTGGTGCTGGTGCCCGCAGGGGTGCCCCATCAACTGTTGTCGGGCCATGGCCTGCAGATCTGGTGGGTGGGTTTTTGCCCCGGCTGCCTTGGGTTGCACGAGAACCAGGGGCCCATGTTGCCCTTTCGCCAGGTGCGCCTGGGCGCCTCACCTGCGGTCAGCATCGACCCCGCCAGGCGCGCGCTGCTGGCGCAGTATTTCGCCGAGCTCAAGCGTCTGAGTGCGGCTGCCGGCCCGGCCAACCCTGAGCTCGCGAAGAGTCTGCTCAACCTGATTCTGGCCGAAGTGGGCAGCGCCATGATGCCGGTCGCGCTGACCCGCGATGCGCTGGTAGGCAACGTGCTGGACTATATCCAGCTGCATTGCTGCCGACCCCTGAGCCTGGCGGAGGTGGCGGCGGTGGTGCACAAGAGTCCGGCCTATGTCACCCATAGGGTCAAGCTCGCCACCGGTGCGAGTGTGGGCCAATGGATCACCAGTAACCGCCTGCACCAGGCCTGTACCCATCTGCTGCATAGCAGTGCCACGGTCGCCCAGGTAGCTGAGTTGGTGGGCTGGCAGGATGTGACCCACTTTATTCGCCAGTTCAGCAAACGCTTTGGCCAAACGCCGGGCGCCTGGCGTCGGCAGCAGCGGGACCACGGCCGCTAG
- a CDS encoding beta-ketoacyl synthase produces the protein MSRLPVIVGFGGYNAAGRSSFHHGFRRTVLESMDTQARQETLAGLAVMMKLLRVVDGAYQDQDGTALSLAEIDARFAEQILAATLVRRIEKSYLDVDAAHWQKSITLSETPGSQLSFIASRKQLPEPLPANWTVEALNAAEVRVTLHDNCEFKVDSYRALPVKSAGQLPSGFEPAELYNSRFHPRGLSMAIVGVTDALRSIGLPWQSIVDRVAPDEIAVFASCIMSQLDENGFGGLMQSRLKGGRVTAKQLALGLNTMPADFINAYVLGSVGTTGAVTGACATFLYNLQKGIEQIASGKARVVIVGSSEAPINQECIEGYGAMGALATEDGLRQIEGKDQVDFRRASRPFGENCGFTLAEACQFVVLMDDELALELGADIHGAVPDVFINADGFKKSISAPGPGNYLTMAKAVASAVQLLGSDAVRQRSFIHAHGSSTPANRVTESELLDRIAAAFAIEQWPITAAKAFVGHSLATASGDQLIAALGSFKYGVIPGIKTIDGVADDVHQQHLSIATEDRRVGEQALDVCFINSKGFGGNNASGVVLAPHVVERMLRKRHGEAAFADYCTRREQTRAAALQYDQQALLGQLEIIYNFGNDLIDDTAIELGDTQVKVPGFAQPLVFKQDDRYRDMLD, from the coding sequence ATATCTCGCCTACCCGTGATCGTTGGCTTTGGTGGTTACAACGCTGCCGGGCGCAGCTCCTTTCACCACGGCTTCCGCCGCACGGTGCTGGAATCCATGGACACCCAGGCGCGTCAGGAAACCCTCGCCGGCCTGGCGGTGATGATGAAGCTGCTGCGCGTGGTCGACGGCGCCTACCAGGATCAGGACGGCACGGCGCTGAGCCTGGCCGAGATCGACGCACGCTTCGCCGAGCAGATCCTCGCCGCGACCCTGGTGCGGCGCATCGAGAAGAGCTACCTGGACGTCGACGCCGCCCACTGGCAGAAGAGCATCACCCTCAGCGAAACGCCGGGCAGCCAGCTGAGCTTCATCGCCAGCCGCAAGCAGCTCCCCGAGCCGCTGCCGGCCAACTGGACGGTCGAGGCGCTCAACGCCGCCGAGGTGCGGGTCACCCTGCACGACAACTGCGAATTCAAGGTCGACAGCTACCGGGCCCTGCCGGTGAAGTCCGCCGGCCAGTTGCCCAGCGGCTTCGAGCCGGCCGAGCTGTACAACTCGCGCTTCCACCCGCGCGGCCTGAGCATGGCCATCGTCGGGGTGACCGACGCCCTGCGCTCCATCGGCCTGCCCTGGCAGTCGATCGTCGACCGCGTGGCGCCGGACGAGATCGCGGTGTTCGCCAGCTGCATCATGAGCCAGCTCGACGAGAACGGCTTCGGCGGCCTGATGCAGTCGCGCCTCAAGGGCGGCCGGGTCACCGCCAAGCAGCTGGCCCTGGGCCTCAACACCATGCCGGCGGACTTCATCAACGCCTACGTGCTCGGCAGCGTCGGCACCACCGGCGCCGTCACCGGTGCCTGCGCCACCTTCCTCTACAACCTGCAGAAAGGCATCGAGCAGATCGCCTCGGGCAAGGCGCGGGTGGTCATCGTCGGCAGCAGCGAGGCGCCGATCAACCAGGAATGCATCGAGGGCTACGGCGCCATGGGCGCCCTGGCCACCGAGGACGGCCTGCGCCAGATCGAGGGCAAGGACCAGGTGGACTTCCGCCGCGCCAGCCGCCCGTTCGGCGAGAACTGCGGCTTCACCCTGGCCGAAGCCTGCCAGTTCGTGGTGCTGATGGACGACGAACTGGCCCTGGAGCTGGGTGCCGACATCCACGGCGCGGTGCCGGACGTGTTCATCAACGCCGACGGCTTCAAGAAATCGATCTCCGCTCCCGGTCCGGGCAACTACCTGACCATGGCCAAGGCCGTGGCCAGCGCCGTGCAGCTGCTCGGCAGCGACGCGGTGCGCCAGCGCAGCTTCATCCACGCCCACGGCTCCAGCACCCCGGCCAACCGGGTCACCGAGTCGGAACTGCTGGACCGCATCGCCGCCGCCTTCGCCATCGAGCAATGGCCGATCACCGCGGCCAAGGCCTTCGTCGGCCACTCCCTGGCCACCGCCAGTGGCGACCAACTGATCGCCGCCCTGGGCAGCTTCAAGTACGGAGTAATTCCGGGGATCAAGACCATCGACGGCGTCGCCGACGACGTGCACCAGCAGCACCTGAGCATCGCCACCGAGGACCGCCGGGTCGGCGAACAGGCGCTGGACGTGTGCTTCATCAACTCCAAGGGCTTCGGCGGCAACAACGCCAGCGGCGTGGTGCTGGCGCCCCACGTGGTCGAGCGCATGCTGCGCAAGCGCCACGGCGAGGCGGCCTTCGCCGACTACTGCACACGCCGCGAGCAGACCCGCGCCGCCGCCCTGCAGTACGACCAGCAGGCGCTGCTGGGGCAACTGGAGATCATCTACAACTTCGGCAATGACCTGATCGACGACACGGCCATCGAACTGGGCGACACCCAGGTCAAGGTGCCTGGCTTCGCCCAGCCCCTGGTGTTCAAGCAGGACGACCGCTACCGCGACATGCTCGACTGA
- a CDS encoding class I SAM-dependent methyltransferase, which translates to MSSPTKPNEPWDESTANWYATHYGDWPTTCMPIQAETWRPDEALVDIGCGTGSSLRHLTALCPQGRLVGIEPSPAMLAIAQQQTQQLGLGARIEFYCAAAEALPLADASMDSVLAFSSFHHWQDAALGLREVLRVLKPNGRLLLSEEPEILRLHGIILESLQQQLQAAGFSPPTQRLLTQDAAACHLIVARKPALGVLDKPQPPGHESAPAPHTQEAR; encoded by the coding sequence ATGTCATCACCCACCAAGCCAAACGAGCCCTGGGATGAGTCCACCGCCAACTGGTATGCCACCCATTACGGTGACTGGCCCACCACCTGCATGCCGATTCAGGCCGAAACCTGGCGGCCGGACGAGGCCCTGGTCGATATCGGCTGTGGCACCGGCAGCAGTTTGCGCCACTTGACCGCGCTCTGCCCTCAGGGCCGTTTGGTGGGTATAGAGCCTTCGCCCGCCATGCTGGCCATCGCCCAGCAACAGACTCAGCAGCTCGGCCTCGGCGCACGCATCGAGTTCTACTGTGCGGCGGCCGAAGCCCTGCCACTGGCCGATGCCAGCATGGACAGCGTCCTGGCCTTCAGCAGTTTCCATCACTGGCAGGACGCCGCCCTTGGTTTGCGCGAGGTGCTGCGGGTGCTTAAGCCAAACGGCCGCCTGCTGCTCAGCGAAGAACCGGAGATCCTCAGGCTTCACGGCATCATCCTGGAGAGCCTGCAACAGCAGCTGCAGGCGGCAGGCTTTAGCCCGCCGACGCAGAGGCTGCTGACCCAGGACGCTGCCGCTTGCCATCTTATAGTCGCCCGCAAACCCGCACTGGGGGTACTCGATAAGCCGCAGCCCCCAGGCCATGAGTCGGCACCAGCGCCGCACACGCAGGAGGCCCGATGA
- the yrfG gene encoding GMP/IMP nucleotidase, with protein MPPLPWSEIDTVLLDMDGTLLDLHFDNHFWLEHLPRRYAEHHGISRALADAELLPLFREHAGQLTWYCTDFWTRELALPIRELKREVADLIALRPDADTFLKALRAAGKQVVMITNAHRDSLSLKLERIELAPYFERLISSHDYGFPKENQQFWHALQQDLSFDTARSLFIDDSLPVLRSAREFGVGHLLAVRQPDSRQGPKDTEEFAAVEDYRALLP; from the coding sequence ATGCCGCCGTTACCCTGGAGCGAGATCGACACCGTCCTGCTGGATATGGACGGCACCCTGCTCGACCTGCACTTCGACAACCATTTCTGGCTCGAGCACCTGCCCCGGCGCTATGCCGAGCACCACGGCATCAGCCGCGCCCTGGCCGACGCCGAACTGCTGCCGCTGTTCCGCGAGCATGCCGGCCAGCTGACCTGGTACTGCACCGACTTCTGGACCCGCGAGCTCGCGCTTCCGATCCGCGAACTCAAGCGCGAAGTGGCCGACCTTATCGCCCTGCGGCCGGACGCCGACACCTTCCTCAAAGCCCTGCGCGCCGCCGGCAAGCAGGTGGTGATGATCACCAACGCCCACCGCGACTCGCTGTCGCTCAAGCTCGAACGCATCGAGCTGGCGCCCTACTTCGAGCGCCTGATCAGCTCCCACGACTATGGCTTTCCCAAGGAGAACCAGCAGTTCTGGCATGCCCTGCAGCAGGACCTGAGCTTCGATACGGCGCGCAGCCTGTTCATCGACGACAGCCTGCCGGTGCTGCGCAGCGCCCGCGAATTCGGCGTCGGCCACCTGCTGGCGGTGCGCCAGCCGGACAGCCGCCAGGGGCCGAAGGACACCGAGGAATTCGCCGCGGTGGAGGATTACCGCGCGCTGCTGCCCTGA
- a CDS encoding TRAP transporter small permease — protein MNALRRVWDHFEEGFIAFLLGTMTLVTFVYVILNNLYTVFYSLGDNWPAASDLFFAIGDSVIEMAQAMTWSIALTKALFAWLIFFGLAYGVRTAGHIGVDALVKLAKKPTQRIIGLIACLCCLGYAGLISVASFDWVRTLLTAGIGAEDLGHYGIKQWHITLIVPFGYAMVFIRFLEIFVRILRNQQTGLGLADEAAEAMKLTEHDDASKKDPKP, from the coding sequence ATGAACGCCTTGCGGCGCGTCTGGGACCACTTCGAGGAAGGCTTTATCGCCTTCCTGCTGGGGACCATGACGCTAGTGACATTCGTCTATGTGATCCTCAATAACCTCTACACGGTGTTCTACAGCCTTGGCGACAACTGGCCGGCGGCCAGCGACCTGTTCTTCGCCATCGGTGACAGCGTGATCGAGATGGCCCAGGCCATGACCTGGAGCATCGCCCTGACCAAGGCCCTGTTCGCCTGGCTGATCTTCTTCGGCCTGGCCTATGGCGTGCGTACCGCCGGGCACATCGGCGTCGACGCCCTGGTCAAGCTGGCCAAGAAGCCCACCCAGCGCATCATCGGCCTGATCGCCTGCCTGTGCTGCCTGGGCTATGCCGGGTTGATCAGCGTGGCCAGCTTCGACTGGGTGCGTACCCTGCTGACCGCCGGTATCGGTGCCGAGGACCTCGGCCACTACGGCATCAAGCAATGGCATATCACCCTGATCGTGCCCTTCGGCTACGCCATGGTGTTCATCCGTTTCCTGGAAATCTTCGTGCGCATCCTGCGTAACCAGCAGACCGGCCTGGGCCTGGCCGACGAGGCCGCCGAGGCGATGAAACTGACCGAGCACGACGACGCATCGAAGAAGGACCCCAAGCCATGA